Proteins found in one Pseudomonas marvdashtae genomic segment:
- a CDS encoding RNA polymerase factor sigma-70, whose protein sequence is MTEQVSTSRCDSPLLQAFVDNRTILVKIAARITGCRSRAEDVVQDAFFRLQSAPQITSSFKAQLSYLFQIVRNLAIDHYRKQALEQKYSGPEEEGLNVVIQGASPETSHINFSTLEHIAEALTELPSRTRYAFEMYRLHGVPQKDIAKELGVSPTLVNFMIRDALVHCRKVSGVRADTFARR, encoded by the coding sequence ATGACGGAACAAGTATCCACAAGCAGGTGCGACTCACCGCTACTTCAAGCATTCGTCGATAACCGAACAATCCTGGTCAAGATCGCCGCGCGTATCACCGGTTGCCGATCCCGCGCCGAAGACGTCGTCCAGGATGCGTTTTTCCGATTGCAATCGGCGCCACAGATCACCTCATCTTTCAAGGCCCAGCTCAGCTACCTGTTCCAGATCGTGCGCAACCTGGCGATCGATCATTACCGCAAGCAGGCGCTTGAACAGAAATACTCGGGGCCGGAGGAGGAAGGATTGAACGTGGTGATCCAGGGTGCTTCGCCGGAGACCTCGCACATTAATTTTTCCACGCTGGAGCACATTGCCGAGGCGCTGACCGAGTTGCCCAGCCGTACCCGCTACGCCTTCGAGATGTACCGCTTGCACGGCGTGCCGCAGAAGGACATCGCCAAGGAACTGGGGGTCTCGCCGACCTTGGTCAACTTCATGATCCGCGACGCCCTGGTGCATTGCCGCAAGGTCTCAGGGGTTCGTGCGGACACCTTCGCCCGACGCTGA
- a CDS encoding GNAT family N-acetyltransferase, producing the protein MSHFNPATTLPLPGGRSLGADETERHLSLMLEDTPLVRLRLERGPQLHVHLQEPNDRPVGPALWAACYWLFARDPGCQQLVWHLDERPGEALLSGLLVGTSQPNEYLCERTLFWQLPQPWLGESFSGSYPQQMIITDGKRHPRRPVKPRGEVYRRFDARLGAWVSLRTLEIEHDLTRFNRWQNSPRVASFWQEEGSLEQHRQYLTKLQHDPRVLTLIGCFDEQPFAYFEAYWAKEDRIAPFYEASDYDRGIHMLVGEEQHRGPHKVASWLSALVHYLFLDDPRTQRVVAEPRADNARMIGHLHNQCFHCEKEFDFPHKRAALMILGRERFFERCPLV; encoded by the coding sequence ATGTCTCACTTCAATCCTGCGACGACGCTTCCCTTGCCTGGTGGCCGTAGTCTCGGCGCCGATGAAACAGAACGCCACCTCAGCCTGATGCTCGAGGACACGCCGCTGGTCCGGTTGCGCCTGGAGCGCGGTCCCCAGTTACATGTGCATTTGCAGGAACCCAATGATCGGCCTGTAGGTCCGGCGCTCTGGGCGGCTTGCTATTGGTTGTTTGCCAGGGATCCGGGGTGCCAGCAACTGGTCTGGCACCTCGATGAACGTCCAGGCGAGGCACTGCTCAGCGGCTTGCTGGTGGGCACCTCGCAGCCCAACGAATACCTGTGCGAGCGCACGCTGTTCTGGCAATTGCCGCAGCCCTGGCTGGGCGAATCGTTCAGCGGCAGTTATCCGCAGCAGATGATCATCACCGATGGCAAGCGCCATCCTCGCCGACCCGTCAAGCCACGAGGCGAGGTGTATCGGCGTTTCGACGCACGTCTGGGGGCGTGGGTGTCCTTGCGAACCCTGGAAATCGAGCATGACCTGACGCGCTTCAACCGCTGGCAGAACAGCCCGCGAGTGGCCAGTTTCTGGCAGGAAGAGGGCAGCCTGGAGCAGCATCGCCAATACCTGACCAAACTGCAGCACGACCCTCGGGTCCTGACACTGATCGGCTGTTTCGATGAGCAGCCATTTGCCTATTTCGAAGCCTATTGGGCCAAGGAAGATCGAATCGCGCCGTTCTATGAAGCGAGCGACTACGACCGCGGTATCCATATGCTGGTCGGCGAGGAGCAGCACCGCGGCCCGCACAAGGTGGCGAGCTGGCTGTCGGCGCTGGTCCATTACCTGTTTCTCGATGACCCGCGCACTCAACGAGTGGTGGCCGAGCCTCGCGCCGATAACGCGCGGATGATCGGGCATTTGCATAACCAGTGCTTTCATTGCGAGAAAGAATTCGATTTCCCGCACAAGCGAGCGGCGCTGATGATCCTGGGACGCGAGCGGTTTTTTGAGCGGTGTCCGTTGGTGTAG
- a CDS encoding transporter substrate-binding domain-containing protein, with amino-acid sequence MTSRVLLAALTLLLMLPVEAAQLVRIGAAHFPPYTVRPENGADTGLLPQLVEALNRSQADYQFVLVPTSIPRRFNDFKQGRVDMAIFENPDWGWQDVPHTLVDMGLEDAEIFVTQKLPDRQQSYFEDLRGKRLALFSGYHYAFAQFNSDPKFLIGQFNATLTYSHDSNLQMMLRGRADIALVTRSYLSDYLLRSPQLASQLLVSERIDQVYHHYALIRPQAPISAEAFGRLLQKLREGGQLLAIFKPYQIELVPTHAH; translated from the coding sequence ATGACCTCGCGTGTTCTGCTGGCCGCTCTGACCCTTTTGTTGATGCTGCCTGTCGAGGCGGCGCAATTGGTCCGGATCGGCGCGGCACATTTTCCACCTTATACCGTTCGTCCCGAGAATGGTGCCGACACTGGGCTGCTGCCGCAACTGGTGGAGGCGTTGAATCGATCGCAGGCCGATTACCAGTTCGTCCTGGTGCCCACATCGATCCCACGCCGTTTCAATGACTTCAAGCAAGGCCGGGTCGACATGGCCATTTTCGAGAATCCGGACTGGGGCTGGCAGGATGTGCCCCATACGCTGGTGGACATGGGCCTGGAAGATGCGGAGATCTTCGTAACGCAGAAACTGCCGGATCGCCAGCAGAGCTATTTCGAAGACCTTCGAGGCAAGCGGCTGGCATTGTTCAGCGGCTATCACTACGCCTTTGCGCAGTTCAACTCAGACCCCAAATTCCTCATCGGCCAGTTCAACGCCACGTTGACCTATTCCCATGACAGCAATCTGCAAATGATGTTGCGCGGGCGTGCGGACATCGCGTTGGTGACCCGTTCGTACCTCAGCGATTATCTGTTGCGCAGTCCCCAGCTCGCTTCCCAGTTGCTGGTCTCCGAGCGTATCGACCAGGTTTATCACCATTACGCGCTGATCCGACCGCAGGCGCCCATTTCTGCCGAGGCGTTTGGTCGATTGCTGCAGAAATTGCGGGAGGGCGGCCAGCTCCTGGCGATTTTCAAGCCCTACCAAATCGAGCTGGTGCCGACCCACGCCCACTGA
- a CDS encoding TetR family transcriptional regulator has translation MDERKALRVMRELVDNGQLTDPDSARGKLLQTAAHLFRNKGFERTTVRDLASAVGIQSGSIFHHFKSKDEILRAVMEETIRYNTALMRAALAEGGSVRERVLALIRCELQSIMGGTGEAMAVLVYEWRSLSEEGQRQVLALRDIYEAVWLEVLGEARDAGYIRGDVSIMRRLLTGALSWTSTWFRAEGSLSLDELAEQALILVLKEQQ, from the coding sequence GTGGACGAGCGAAAAGCCCTGCGCGTGATGCGTGAGCTGGTCGACAACGGGCAACTGACCGATCCGGACAGCGCACGCGGCAAATTGCTTCAAACCGCCGCTCACCTGTTTCGCAACAAAGGCTTTGAACGCACCACCGTGCGCGACCTCGCGAGCGCCGTTGGCATTCAATCGGGGAGCATTTTCCATCACTTCAAAAGCAAGGACGAGATCCTGCGGGCGGTGATGGAGGAAACCATCCGCTACAACACCGCGTTGATGCGCGCGGCGCTCGCCGAAGGTGGCAGCGTGCGCGAGCGAGTGTTGGCGCTGATCCGCTGCGAACTGCAATCGATCATGGGCGGTACCGGCGAGGCGATGGCGGTGCTGGTCTATGAATGGCGCTCCTTATCCGAAGAAGGGCAGAGACAAGTGCTGGCCCTGCGTGATATCTACGAAGCTGTGTGGCTCGAGGTCTTGGGCGAGGCCAGGGATGCCGGGTATATTCGCGGGGACGTGTCGATCATGCGGCGCCTCCTTACCGGGGCGTTGTCCTGGACCTCCACCTGGTTTCGCGCCGAAGGCAGCCTGAGTCTCGATGAATTGGCCGAGCAGGCGCTGATCCTGGTGCTGAAAGAACAACAATAA
- a CDS encoding exonuclease domain-containing protein: protein MPQWLVIDLEATTDEGGWPVTEMEIIEIGATLVNRDGREVDHFQRFVRPLRRPLLTSFCRQLTHISQANVDSAAPLAEVWPAFEHWLAPYHASLEGWVSWGDYDRKQLLQEWQRQQLHSILDQVPHMNLKQRFAKARRLERPLGLNGALQLAGMQFCGQQHRALEDARNTARLLPLVLTA from the coding sequence ATGCCTCAATGGCTGGTGATTGATCTGGAGGCCACGACCGATGAAGGTGGCTGGCCGGTAACCGAAATGGAAATTATCGAAATCGGCGCCACCCTGGTGAATCGAGATGGCCGGGAAGTGGATCATTTCCAGAGGTTTGTCCGGCCTTTGAGGCGACCATTGCTCACGTCTTTTTGTCGCCAGTTGACGCACATCAGCCAGGCCAACGTCGACAGCGCAGCACCGCTTGCCGAGGTCTGGCCAGCGTTCGAACATTGGCTGGCGCCCTATCACGCAAGCCTTGAAGGCTGGGTCAGTTGGGGCGACTACGATCGCAAGCAATTGCTTCAGGAATGGCAGCGGCAGCAATTGCACAGCATTCTCGACCAGGTACCGCATATGAATCTCAAGCAACGCTTTGCCAAGGCCCGTCGGCTGGAGCGCCCCTTGGGGCTCAATGGGGCGCTACAGCTGGCCGGAATGCAATTTTGTGGGCAACAACACCGCGCGCTGGAGGACGCCCGCAACACGGCGAGACTATTGCCCCTGGTGCTCACAGCCTGA
- a CDS encoding pyrimidine/purine nucleoside phosphorylase, translating to MFKVNEYFDGTVKSIAFGTAEGPATIGVMAPGEYEFGTAQREIMHVVSGALTVKLPDSTDWETFAAGSQFNVPANSKFQLKVTVDTAYLCEYRG from the coding sequence ATGTTCAAAGTCAACGAGTACTTCGACGGCACCGTCAAGTCGATCGCCTTCGGCACTGCCGAAGGTCCCGCGACCATCGGCGTCATGGCACCGGGCGAATACGAATTCGGCACCGCCCAGCGGGAAATCATGCACGTCGTTTCCGGCGCCCTGACGGTTAAGCTGCCCGACAGCACCGACTGGGAAACCTTTGCCGCTGGCAGCCAGTTCAACGTCCCGGCCAACAGCAAATTCCAGCTCAAAGTGACCGTCGACACGGCTTACCTGTGTGAATATCGCGGCTGA
- a CDS encoding MOSC domain-containing protein — MLRLSALYRYPLKSGKGQLLQGIGLDKLGLDGDRRWMLVDEASGRFLTQRAVAKMSQLSAVWNEAGGLTLSAPGHGTIEVPLPSAGEEQRRGVIIWRDTLRVPDAGDEAAAWVSGFIGNPTRLVHVPVELARTTAAGYGKDDDKVAFADGFPLLLIGQASLQDLSSKVGRPLEMLRFRPNLVIEGSEAFAEDGWKRIRIGEVEFRVVKPCSRCIMTTVDPHTGERDPKREPFATLQQYRSTPDGAMFGQNLVNDGDGSLEVGMPVEVLE, encoded by the coding sequence ATGTTGCGGCTGAGCGCGCTGTACCGTTATCCGTTGAAGTCCGGCAAGGGCCAGCTGCTGCAAGGGATTGGCCTGGACAAGCTCGGGCTCGACGGTGATCGGCGCTGGATGCTGGTGGACGAGGCCAGCGGACGGTTCCTGACCCAGCGAGCCGTGGCGAAAATGAGCCAGCTCTCGGCTGTGTGGAACGAGGCGGGTGGTCTGACCCTCAGCGCGCCGGGCCACGGCACCATCGAGGTGCCGCTGCCGTCCGCCGGCGAAGAACAACGGCGCGGCGTGATCATCTGGCGTGACACCTTGCGCGTGCCGGATGCAGGCGACGAGGCGGCGGCCTGGGTCAGCGGATTCATCGGCAATCCCACCCGGTTGGTCCATGTGCCGGTGGAGTTGGCTCGCACCACGGCGGCCGGCTACGGCAAGGACGACGACAAGGTCGCCTTCGCCGATGGATTTCCGCTGCTGCTGATTGGCCAGGCCTCTTTGCAGGATTTATCGAGCAAGGTCGGTCGCCCGCTGGAAATGCTGCGCTTTCGTCCCAACCTGGTGATCGAAGGCAGCGAGGCGTTTGCCGAGGATGGCTGGAAGCGCATTCGCATAGGCGAGGTGGAGTTCCGGGTGGTCAAGCCGTGCTCGCGCTGCATCATGACAACGGTCGATCCGCATACGGGCGAACGTGATCCGAAGCGTGAGCCTTTCGCGACATTGCAGCAGTATCGTTCGACCCCGGATGGCGCGATGTTCGGCCAGAATCTGGTCAACGACGGCGATGGCAGCCTTGAAGTCGGCATGCCGGTCGAAGTGCTGGAATAA
- a CDS encoding chemotaxis protein CheV — protein MAGILDTVDQRTQLVGENRLEILMFRLAGRQLFAINVFKVQEVLQLPKLTLMPQRHPFVCGVVNLRGQTLPVIDLSQAIGMRPLVPGPNSTIIVTEYNRSVQAFLVGGVDRIVNMNWEAILPPPTSAGREHYLTAISKVDDQLVEIIDVEKVLAEIVPYNAKVSREKLEDPVLERARGREVLLVDDSNVALSQLRDTLGQLGVKMHIASDGLKALNMLKAWADTGEVMTDKLLMIFTDAEMPEMDGYRLTTEIRNDPRLRALYVVLHTSLSGSFNDSMVKKVGCDNFLSKFQPDKLVDVVRQRLMLDHG, from the coding sequence ATGGCCGGCATTCTCGACACAGTAGATCAACGAACCCAACTGGTGGGTGAGAATCGCCTGGAAATTCTCATGTTTCGCCTGGCGGGGCGGCAGTTGTTCGCCATCAACGTTTTCAAGGTCCAGGAAGTGTTGCAGCTGCCGAAGCTGACGTTGATGCCCCAGCGCCATCCGTTCGTCTGTGGCGTGGTCAACCTGCGGGGCCAGACGTTGCCGGTCATCGACCTGTCCCAGGCCATCGGCATGCGTCCGCTGGTGCCGGGACCGAACAGCACCATCATCGTCACCGAGTACAACCGCTCGGTCCAGGCGTTTTTGGTGGGTGGCGTGGACCGCATCGTCAACATGAACTGGGAAGCCATCCTGCCGCCTCCGACCAGCGCCGGCCGAGAGCATTACCTGACGGCCATCAGCAAGGTGGACGACCAGTTGGTGGAGATCATCGACGTGGAAAAAGTCCTCGCCGAAATCGTGCCTTACAACGCCAAGGTGTCCCGGGAGAAACTCGAGGATCCGGTATTGGAGCGCGCCCGCGGTCGTGAAGTATTGCTGGTCGACGACTCCAATGTCGCGCTTTCCCAGTTGCGTGACACCCTGGGCCAGTTGGGCGTGAAGATGCACATCGCCAGCGATGGCCTGAAGGCGTTGAACATGCTCAAGGCGTGGGCGGATACAGGGGAGGTCATGACGGACAAGTTGCTGATGATTTTCACCGACGCGGAAATGCCGGAGATGGATGGCTATCGCCTGACCACCGAAATCCGTAACGACCCGCGCCTACGCGCGCTCTACGTGGTATTGCACACCTCACTGTCCGGCAGCTTCAACGACTCGATGGTGAAGAAGGTCGGCTGTGACAACTTCCTCTCCAAATTCCAGCCGGACAAGCTGGTCGATGTGGTGCGTCAGCGGTTGATGCTCGACCACGGCTGA
- a CDS encoding sensor histidine kinase has protein sequence MYASFKSLISWPPSRENARRFTLLLCICSTLGCLLAYLTAVTVPLSLLALNVAALACVWIHYRLSRKSIKFQPQELADRLLEVQENERHRLSRELHDDIGQLLTAAKLQSEWLKRRMPEDLQSQCSVLCETLDETLNKVRDVSAILNPRQLTSLGLEASLRAHLLKTLANTPVNWSLDCQQRMTGIPEEMTVAAFRITQEAVTNILRHAQATNLLVRLQRLPEGLTLLISDDGQGFVPATHPAREGQRGMAGMAERVAQLGGTLKVTSEAGKGTHIEARIPWAPRTLERASKNKVLH, from the coding sequence ATGTACGCCAGCTTCAAGTCACTTATATCCTGGCCACCCTCCCGAGAAAACGCCCGCCGGTTCACGTTGCTGCTGTGCATCTGCTCGACCCTCGGCTGCCTGCTGGCCTACTTGACGGCCGTTACCGTGCCGTTGAGCTTGCTGGCGTTGAATGTCGCGGCCCTTGCCTGTGTCTGGATCCACTATCGACTGTCGCGAAAGTCCATCAAGTTCCAACCGCAGGAACTGGCGGACCGGCTGCTCGAAGTCCAGGAAAACGAGCGCCATCGACTCAGCCGCGAACTGCACGACGACATCGGGCAATTACTGACCGCGGCAAAGCTGCAAAGCGAATGGCTCAAACGCCGCATGCCGGAAGATTTGCAAAGCCAATGTTCCGTGCTCTGCGAGACGCTGGACGAAACCCTGAATAAAGTGCGGGACGTGTCGGCCATCCTCAACCCGAGACAGCTGACCAGCCTGGGACTCGAAGCCAGCCTGCGCGCGCACCTGCTCAAGACGCTGGCCAATACGCCGGTGAATTGGAGCCTGGACTGTCAGCAGCGCATGACCGGCATACCGGAAGAAATGACGGTCGCCGCCTTCCGCATCACCCAGGAAGCGGTCACCAACATCCTGCGCCATGCCCAGGCGACGAATCTCCTGGTACGCCTGCAACGCCTGCCCGAGGGTCTTACGTTGTTGATCAGTGATGACGGCCAGGGATTCGTCCCGGCCACCCATCCCGCCCGCGAAGGGCAACGCGGCATGGCCGGGATGGCGGAGCGAGTCGCACAACTGGGCGGCACCCTCAAGGTTACCAGCGAGGCCGGAAAAGGCACGCATATCGAAGCTCGCATTCCCTGGGCGCCTCGCACCCTGGAACGGGCCAGCAAGAATAAGGTTCTCCATTGA
- a CDS encoding response regulator has product MTCNLLLVDDHSLIRAGVRALVLDLPGYAVIGEANDGAQLLELVERLEPDIVLLDISMKDTSGLQALQQLKQARPQSKVLILSMHTDPALIMQALESGAHGYLLKDTTATELEHALDALRNNERYLSPAIAHTVINQALTRVQKHQPDPAQTHNLTARQLEILRLIVRGKSTREIANGLSLSIKTVETHRAQIMKRLQIHDVAGLVLFAVREQIISLDD; this is encoded by the coding sequence TTGACTTGTAATTTGCTTTTGGTAGATGACCACTCGCTGATCCGGGCCGGGGTGCGTGCCCTTGTCCTGGATCTGCCTGGCTACGCCGTCATCGGCGAAGCCAACGACGGCGCACAGCTATTGGAACTGGTGGAGCGGCTCGAACCGGATATCGTGCTGCTGGATATTTCGATGAAAGATACCAGCGGCCTGCAAGCCTTGCAGCAACTCAAGCAAGCGCGTCCCCAGAGCAAGGTGTTGATCCTGTCCATGCACACCGATCCCGCGCTGATCATGCAGGCGCTGGAATCCGGAGCCCATGGTTATCTGCTCAAAGACACCACAGCCACCGAGCTGGAACACGCCCTGGATGCCCTGCGCAATAACGAGCGCTACCTTAGCCCGGCCATCGCCCATACCGTGATCAACCAAGCATTGACCCGTGTGCAAAAACACCAACCCGATCCAGCCCAGACCCATAACCTGACCGCTCGCCAATTGGAGATCCTGCGGTTGATCGTTCGCGGCAAATCCACCCGGGAAATCGCCAACGGCCTGAGCCTGAGCATCAAGACCGTAGAAACCCACCGAGCCCAGATCATGAAGCGCCTGCAAATCCATGATGTCGCGGGGCTGGTGCTATTTGCGGTACGCGAGCAGATTATCAGCCTGGACGACTGA
- the yegS gene encoding lipid kinase YegS: MSKGKALLILHGKQALNEEVRAAVMLKRKQGWDLAVRLTWEAGDAQRCVEEALDAGYTQLIAGGGDGTLRDIAEAIALQAGDASLVLLPLGTANDFSRAAGIPLDPEQALDLLDVEPRAVDLGEVGGRIFLNMATGGFGSQVTANTSEDLKKVLGGAAYLFTGLSRFSELSAAYGELQGPGFHWRGDLLALGIGNGRQAGGGHVLCPEALADDGLLDISILPAPQEVVSTLRDLLSGGLGIDNMFVRARLPWVEIKVAQGLDINLDGEPLEVDELRFTVRPKALRVHLPSDSPLLGSSGLLSRPG; this comes from the coding sequence ATGAGCAAAGGCAAGGCGCTATTGATCCTGCACGGTAAGCAGGCGCTCAACGAAGAGGTTCGTGCGGCAGTGATGCTAAAGCGCAAACAAGGCTGGGATCTGGCGGTTCGGCTGACGTGGGAAGCCGGCGATGCCCAGCGATGTGTCGAGGAAGCACTGGACGCAGGTTACACGCAACTGATCGCTGGCGGCGGCGACGGAACCTTGCGCGACATCGCCGAGGCCATCGCCCTGCAGGCTGGTGACGCCAGCCTGGTGTTGCTGCCGCTGGGCACTGCCAATGATTTTTCTCGGGCAGCGGGGATTCCGCTGGACCCGGAGCAGGCCCTTGATCTACTCGATGTCGAGCCCCGGGCGGTTGATCTGGGCGAGGTCGGTGGACGGATCTTCCTCAACATGGCCACCGGCGGTTTCGGCAGCCAGGTCACTGCGAATACTTCCGAGGACCTTAAAAAGGTCCTTGGCGGTGCCGCCTATCTGTTTACCGGCCTTTCACGATTCAGTGAGCTGAGTGCTGCCTATGGCGAGCTGCAGGGGCCCGGTTTTCATTGGCGTGGCGATCTGTTGGCGTTGGGTATAGGCAATGGTCGGCAGGCCGGAGGGGGCCATGTGCTGTGCCCTGAGGCGCTGGCCGACGATGGGTTGCTCGATATAAGCATCCTGCCCGCACCTCAGGAAGTAGTCAGTACCCTCAGGGATCTGTTGTCCGGCGGGCTGGGTATCGACAACATGTTCGTACGGGCGCGCTTGCCATGGGTGGAAATCAAGGTAGCCCAAGGCCTGGATATCAATCTGGATGGCGAACCCTTGGAGGTCGATGAGCTGCGTTTCACAGTGCGGCCCAAGGCGTTGCGCGTGCACTTGCCATCGGATTCGCCTCTATTGGGATCTTCGGGCCTGCTCAGTCGTCCAGGCTGA
- a CDS encoding molybdopterin molybdotransferase MoeA — MAVEVALERLLEMAASSPIIQRERVPLALAQGRVLAEDLVATLDLPPWPNSAMDGYALRLADWHGEALVVSQRIFAGQSPDPLAAGTCARIFTGAPVPVGADCVEMQENVVVEDDQRVRFTQPLASGQNIRPQGQETTVGEQVLCSGTRLGPIELGLAASLGCASLEVVRKVRVAVLSTGDELVEPGQPLGPGQIYNSNRVLLCGWLQRLGCEVVDAGILPDDLSATRRCLAGLADVDLILSTGGVSVGDADFLGIALREEGELTLWKLAIKPGKPLTFGHFRGVPVIGLPGNPASTLVTFALLARPYLLRRQGVQSVEPLKFKVPAGFVWPKAGSRREYLRGRIENGRAVIYRNQSSGVLRSAAWADGLVEILEERTLVEGDEVSFIPLSEVLG, encoded by the coding sequence ATGGCCGTCGAGGTCGCGTTGGAGCGGTTGCTTGAGATGGCGGCGTCTTCGCCGATCATCCAGCGCGAGCGGGTGCCCCTGGCGCTGGCGCAGGGCCGGGTGCTGGCCGAGGATCTGGTGGCGACGCTCGATCTGCCGCCTTGGCCCAACAGCGCCATGGACGGCTACGCTTTGCGCCTGGCCGACTGGCATGGCGAGGCGCTGGTGGTCAGTCAGCGGATTTTCGCCGGGCAGTCTCCAGACCCCTTGGCCGCGGGTACCTGCGCGCGAATCTTCACCGGGGCGCCCGTTCCGGTCGGCGCCGATTGCGTCGAGATGCAGGAAAACGTCGTGGTCGAAGATGACCAGCGGGTACGGTTCACCCAGCCCCTGGCGAGCGGGCAAAATATCCGTCCCCAAGGGCAGGAAACAACCGTCGGCGAACAGGTTCTGTGCAGCGGTACTCGCCTGGGTCCTATCGAGCTGGGACTCGCGGCATCCTTGGGTTGCGCATCGCTGGAAGTGGTGCGCAAAGTGCGCGTTGCAGTCCTGTCCACGGGCGATGAACTGGTGGAACCTGGCCAGCCCCTGGGGCCGGGGCAGATCTACAACAGCAACCGCGTGCTGCTTTGCGGGTGGCTGCAGCGTCTGGGTTGCGAGGTCGTGGATGCGGGCATCCTGCCTGACGATTTGTCCGCTACTCGCCGGTGCCTGGCCGGGCTGGCAGATGTCGACCTGATCCTTTCCACGGGTGGGGTCTCGGTGGGTGACGCCGACTTCCTGGGCATAGCGTTACGTGAAGAAGGTGAGCTGACGCTGTGGAAGCTCGCCATCAAGCCCGGAAAACCGCTGACATTCGGACATTTCCGTGGCGTACCGGTAATAGGCCTGCCCGGAAATCCCGCTTCTACGCTGGTGACTTTTGCCCTATTGGCTCGGCCATATTTACTGAGACGCCAGGGCGTTCAGTCTGTGGAACCGCTCAAGTTCAAGGTGCCTGCCGGTTTCGTCTGGCCGAAGGCGGGCAGTCGGAGAGAGTACTTGCGAGGCCGTATTGAAAATGGCCGCGCAGTTATTTACCGCAACCAGAGTTCGGGCGTCTTGCGAAGCGCAGCCTGGGCCGACGGGCTGGTCGAGATCCTCGAAGAGCGAACGCTGGTCGAGGGCGATGAAGTGAGCTTTATTCCCTTGAGCGAAGTCTTGGGTTAG
- the moaB gene encoding molybdenum cofactor biosynthesis protein B yields MKAKADVPFVPLNVAVLTVSDTRTLETDTSGQVFVDRLTEAGHNLAARVLLKDDLYKIRAQVATWIADEVVQVVLITGGTGFTGRDSTPEAVACLLDKQVDGFGELFRQISVADIGTSTVQSRALAGLANGTLVCCLPGSTNAVRTGWDAILAEQLDARHRPCNFVAHLKQAAPCESRG; encoded by the coding sequence ATGAAAGCCAAGGCTGATGTACCTTTCGTGCCGCTCAATGTCGCGGTACTGACTGTCAGCGATACGCGTACCCTGGAAACCGACACATCGGGGCAGGTCTTTGTCGACCGGCTCACGGAGGCAGGGCATAACCTCGCGGCGCGGGTGTTGCTAAAAGATGATCTGTACAAGATTCGCGCGCAAGTCGCCACGTGGATTGCCGACGAGGTAGTACAGGTGGTGCTGATCACTGGTGGTACCGGCTTCACCGGTCGTGACAGCACTCCCGAGGCCGTTGCGTGCCTGTTGGACAAACAGGTCGACGGATTCGGCGAATTGTTCCGGCAGATATCCGTGGCGGACATTGGCACCTCAACGGTGCAGTCCCGAGCACTGGCCGGCCTGGCCAACGGTACGCTGGTGTGCTGCCTGCCGGGTTCAACCAATGCGGTGCGCACCGGATGGGACGCAATCCTGGCTGAGCAATTGGATGCGCGGCATCGGCCGTGTAACTTTGTGGCCCATTTGAAACAGGCGGCTCCTTGTGAATCCCGTGGGTAA
- the mobA gene encoding molybdenum cofactor guanylyltransferase MobA: MTSNNPLPCCSVLLLAGGRGQRMGGQDKGLLQWHGEPLIAHLHRQTRTLSDDLIISCNRNPERYALYADQLVHDEEGDFPGPLAGIRAGLRVARHPYLLVLPCDVPQIDASLLDSMRETASQHPDKPLMVRHGEHWEPLLCVIPVALAATFEQAWQEGERSPGRIMRTLHAVALQCPANDPRLANLNTPELLAHHAGVSD, translated from the coding sequence ATGACCTCGAACAATCCCCTGCCTTGCTGTTCCGTCCTGCTCCTGGCGGGCGGGCGCGGGCAAAGGATGGGCGGGCAAGACAAAGGTTTGCTGCAATGGCACGGAGAACCGTTGATTGCCCACCTTCATCGGCAGACCCGGACCTTGAGCGATGACCTGATCATCTCCTGCAACCGCAACCCGGAACGTTACGCCCTGTACGCAGATCAGCTGGTGCATGACGAGGAAGGGGATTTTCCCGGCCCACTGGCTGGCATCCGAGCGGGCCTCAGGGTGGCGCGGCATCCTTATCTGCTGGTCCTGCCGTGCGACGTACCGCAGATTGATGCAAGCCTGCTCGACAGCATGCGCGAGACGGCAAGCCAACACCCCGACAAGCCGTTGATGGTGCGTCATGGCGAACATTGGGAGCCGCTGCTGTGCGTCATCCCGGTAGCGCTGGCAGCAACGTTTGAACAGGCGTGGCAGGAAGGCGAACGCAGCCCTGGCCGCATCATGCGCACGCTGCATGCCGTGGCCTTGCAGTGCCCCGCCAATGATCCCCGGCTGGCTAATCTCAACACACCGGAGCTCCTCGCCCATCACGCAGGCGTGTCAGATTGA